A region of bacterium DNA encodes the following proteins:
- a CDS encoding HD domain-containing protein produces MGDKRMEGVFRLMRRYDLEEAHSRHVCKLALELFDQLQALHGLSALERQWLEAAALLHDIGWSQAVQAHHKASLRLILHERLPGWSDEEALIIANIARYHRKSLPCSKHRHFARLSSKRQESVIRLAALLRLADGLDSLHDGRVKRITCTSVDAQVRICLAAGRDASPALAGLDKKKELFEEHYRRKLVLDAAPA; encoded by the coding sequence ATGGGAGATAAACGCATGGAAGGCGTATTTCGTCTCATGCGCCGCTATGATCTTGAAGAGGCGCACAGCCGCCATGTGTGCAAACTGGCGCTGGAACTGTTCGATCAGCTGCAAGCGCTGCACGGGTTGAGCGCGTTGGAGCGGCAATGGCTTGAGGCCGCCGCCCTGTTGCACGATATCGGTTGGTCGCAGGCCGTTCAGGCGCATCACAAGGCGAGCCTGAGGCTGATCCTGCACGAACGGTTGCCGGGCTGGAGCGATGAAGAGGCTTTGATCATCGCCAATATCGCGCGATATCACCGCAAATCATTGCCTTGCAGCAAACACCGTCACTTTGCCCGGCTATCGTCGAAACGCCAGGAATCAGTCATCCGTCTGGCAGCGCTTCTTCGTCTGGCCGACGGCTTGGATAGTCTGCATGACGGCCGCGTCAAGCGCATCACCTGCACGTCGGTGGATGCGCAGGTCCGCATTTGCCTGGCCGCCGGCCGCGACGCGTCGCCGGCCCTGGCCGGGCTGGATAAAAAGAAGGAGTTGTTCGAAGAACATTACCGGCGCAAGCTGGTGCTCGATGCAGCACCGGCCTAG